The Streptomyces taklimakanensis nucleotide sequence GGCAGGAAGCGGCGGGCCGCCTCGGTGACACCGCCCTGGGTGATCGTGACGGTGTCCGGGGTGGCGACGCGGCTCGTGCGGTGGGCGGCCAGCGCGTCCAGCGAGGCGTTCAACGCCTGCCACCACGCATCCGGCAGTCCGGGATCGGTGGCCAGGACGCTGGTGCCGATCGGCGCTCCGGGCAGCAGATCGGTCTCATCCGCCCGCCACATCGCGGCACCGTCCGGCTGACGCCACACCACCGCCCGGTGCCACCGGGGCTGCGCGACTCCTTCCAGGACGGCCGCGCACTCGGTGCCGTTCCAGCCCTGGCTCCCGATCTTCTCCATCCGGCGCCGCTCGATGCGCACCCATGTGCCCCGGTCCGTCCGCGCACCCAGCGAGCGCCGCTTGCGCACCAGCGTGTCCCGGTCCAGCCGGGTCTGGAGGGACCGCTCGACATCGTCGAGCACAGCGTCGACCGGCTCGATTCTCAGGTCGGCCGGTGCGGCGGCAGGCGCGGAAGATGGCATGGAACCTCCTTGGCGGCCGTCCGACGCTAGCAAGGAACCGGCCTCCCATGTCTCTGGAAGGGAAGACGCGGCACAGCGGTCCGCTCGGTGTGGTCAGCGGTGCCGCGTCCGGGACGGCTGCGGGTCTGGAGCGGCGGGGTGCTGCGCGGTGGTGCGTGCTCTGGCTGCCTGGGCTTGTGGGCTGGGGGCGTGGCGTTGGCCGAGGCGGTGGATGCGCCAGGTCAGGGTGCGGGCAGGGTGGCGGGCGTCGTTCAGGGTGCGCTGGCCCAGGGCCTGGTCGAGGAGGGTGACGGCGTTGTGGCCTGTGGTCTCGGCGTCGGCGAGCACGGCGGCGAGGGCGTCCCAGGCGGGGTCTTTCAGGATGCGCTCGGCGTGCTCGGGGGCCGCCCGTTGGAGATGGAGGGTGAGGCGTTGCTTGGTCTGGAGGCTGGGGGTGCGGTGGGCGAAGTGGTCCAGGACCGGCCCGGCGATTCGTGTGTAGGCGGTCTGGAGGTGGAGAAGGGTCTGCTCGGCAGCTGCTTCCTGCTGAGCGTGCCGGTGGGCGCGGTGCCAGTGCCTGGCGTAGGCCACGGCGAGGAGCGCGGCGTCCAGCAGCATGGCCAGCCCGGCGCCGTCCGCCGGGGCGGGGTCGCGCACGATCGCCTGAACGCTGCGGCGCAGGACACGCGCGCTGTCGAGGTCCGCGGTGATGCGGGAGCGGGTGGCGCGTTCGAAGGCGACGGCGGCCTGCCCCAGCTCGTTCCGCAGGCCGGCCGGTGCGGCAACCGGCAGGAGGTCCAAGGCTCCGCCGAGGGCGACCAGCTGCCCCTGCGCCACCCTGTCGTCGCTGCCGGTGAGGTGTACAGGGATGCGCTCGGTGGCCGCGGTGGCCTGGTGCCAGGGATCGGCCGGGCGGGCGGGTGCCGGCCGGCGGGTGGGGGCGCCGAGGCGTTGGCGGATCTTGGGCAGGGAGAGGTCGTCGGCCAGGGTGGAGCCGGAGTACCACACGGGCTCGCCTTGGCCGTTGGTGTCGCCGGGCAGGGCGACGCTGTAGCCCAGCAGGTCGCCGGACGGCCCGGCCTTCGGGCGCACCTCCACACCGGAGGCGGCCAGCAGCGCGAAGAACCCGGCCTCGTCGTCGGCGGCGGCCACCGCGCGGCGGACCCGCAGGCGCAGGATCTCCCGCGCGGTGGCGTCCCGGCCCTGCCGTTTGGCCTTGAAGTGCTCCTTGCTGGTGGGTCGCTTGGCCGCGGTGCCGTCGCCGAGCTTCAAGCGCCGAAGCCCGTAGTCGGCCTCGATCCTCCGTGCCTCCTTCTGGACGGCGCGATAGTCGTGGCCCCGGTCGGGGCGGCGGCCGTCCTGGCGGACGAGGGTGGCGGCGATGTGGATGTGGTCCTCGGCATGCCGTACCGCCACCCAGCGGCACGCCTGGCCGTCCCCGTCGGAGGCGAGACCGGCGGCGGCCACCATCCGGCGGGCGATGTCCGCCCACTGGGCGTCGGTGAGGACCGGGTCCTCCGGTGCGGCACGGACCGGGCAGTGCCAGATGGTGTTCTTCGGCGCCCGGTCGCCCAGCAGGGTCACCGGCTGGTCGAGCTGGGCCGCGAGCTGCCTTTCCACTGTCTTCGGGTCGCGGTGCGGGATGCGACCGGGGTCGGGGGCGAAGCCGTTCCAGGAGGCCACCAGGTGCGGATCGGTGTGCTCGTTGGCCCGGCCCGTGCCGAACAGGTAGGCGACCAGACGGCGGGTGCTGCCTCTGCCGAGGATGATCTTCGGTATCACCGGCTCACCGCCCCGCCGTCACCTGGGCGATGGCGGTGTCCAGCTCGGCGATCGACGCCTCGACGCGGTCCAGGAGGCGGCGGACCGCCTCCCGCTCGGGCAGGGCGCCGTCCTGGTTGAGGTGCCGGGCGAGCTGGTTGAGGTTGCTGCCGACCTTGCCCAGCTGCCCGTTGGCGGCCATCAGCACTCTGACCGCGGCGCGGTAGTCGGCGACCGCCGCCGCGGGGTCGTCGGCGCGGGCGGCGGCCAGCGACGCCTCGGCGACGTAGCCGCCCACCTGCATACCACTGGCCCCGGCCGCCTTTGCAAGGTCGGCGAACTCGCCGTCGCTGTAGCGAGGATGCACGCGGCGCTTACGCAGTCGGCGCTCGCGCAGACGACGACGCGGCGTGGGCGGCTGCGGCGCGCTCGGCGACGGCTCGGCGGCTCCTCCCACGGTCGGCTCCCCCGGGCCGGCCGACCCCGGCGCCCCCGCAGCGCCGGATGCCTCCGCCACCCCTGGGGCGGAGACCGGGTAAGGACTCCTAACCCGACAACTTGCTGCCCCGATGACGGCCGTGGGTGCCTCCTGCTGCGATCTTTGGGCGCGGTTGGCGTGTGGGTGGTGCATGCGCGGTGTCTCCGTGGTGGCTGTGGGTGGCGGGCGCCGGACGAAGGCGATCAGAGGTTCAGGGCGTGGCGGGCTCGTGATGCCGTTGCCGTCCTGCTCGCGGACGGTCCTTGTCCGGCGTATTCACTGAGAGCCGTGCAGCGGCTTGGTGGGACCGCGTCTGGGTCCCGTCTTCGCTGGCTTTGTCCTGTGGTCCTCGGTCCCCGGGGCGGTTCGCGGTTTTCGGTCCCCGGGATGGTCCCGGTCCCGGCTCGGTCCCCGCCGCCTGTGTCTGCGGGCGGGGACGGTCCCGAACGCGGTCTGCTGTCGGTTTGCGGGGACCGTCCCGTGGTCGGCAGGCAGGCGGTGGTCCCGGGGAACGGAGTTGCGCAGAGGGGCCATGGGCGGCGGACCTGCGGTGATGCTGGTCCGTGGTCCCGGTGGGTGTGCGCGGTCCCCGATCTTCGGGGCGGTCCCCAGTCCCACAGTCCCCGAGGGGGCTGCGGTCCCCGACATGGCTTGGTCCCCAGTCCCCGGTTCCCAGCGCGGTCCGCGTTCCGGTCCCCGGCTACTGGTCTCTGAGGGGACCGGGGACCGCGGGGACCGTGGTCCCGGGTGGTCCGGTCCCCGGCTCTGTTCGGCGGGGACCGCGAGGGTCTGGTCGTCTTCTTCAGCAGCGGGCCGGTCCGCCGCCGTTCCGTTCGGGTGTGGGGTTGTTCAGCGGGTGCGTCCTGGGACCGGAGTCGGCGGAGGGGCGGCCACAGCGGTCGGCACCGGGGCGTGCGCGGGTGTCCGGCGTCGATCGGAGCCGGTGAGGATGACGCGGTCGGTCATCTCGGCGAGGCGGGAGGCGACGCGGTCGCCGAGCGCGGTGCGCAGCTCGGTGGTGGGGAGGTTGGTGGTGATCAGGGTGGGGCGCAGGTGCTCGTACCGGTGGTTGATCAGCCGGTAGGTGAGTTCCTCGGTCCAGTCGCTGGCCTTGGCGGCGCCGAGGTCGTCCAGGAGCAGCAGTGGGCAGCGGGCCAGGGCATGCAGGTCGCGTTCGCCGTCGTGGCCGGAGCGGGGGCGCAGGCGGGCGTAGAGGTCGGCGGCGGTGATGGCCTCCCAGCGCAGGCGGACCCCGGCGGTCAGGAGAGTGCGGATGGCGCCGTACGCCTGGTGGGTCTTGCCGGTGCCGGTGGGTCCGGCGATCAGCAGGGACGGGCCCTCGGCGATGCCCGGGGCGCCGCCCGGCCCGGGGCGGCCGGTGCGGGTGATGGTGTCGGCCCAGGCGGTGATCCGCGGGTGGTCGGCCAGGGCGCGGCGGTAGCGGGCGGGTATGCGGGCGTCGGCCAGCTCCAACGCGGTGACCGGCTCGTCGGCCGGTTCTTCCAGGGGAGCGGCGGGGTCGATGCCGCGGGCGGTGAGGATCGCGTTGAGCCGGTCGGCCAGCGGGCCGACGCGCTGTGGCGCGCGGGTGTGGGTGGTGGTCACAGCTCGCCCCCGTAGGCTGCCTCGACGTCGGCCGGGTTCATCCACGGGCGGTGGGCGGCGGGTGCGGTCCGGGCGGCGTTCATCGCCTCGTGGACGAGGCTGGGCAGGGTGCTGGGGTGCAGGCCCTTGGCGCGGTGGCGTTCCAGCCCGGACCGGATGTGGGCGGGATCGATGCCCTCGGCCAGCAGCTTGCCGACCTCCCGGCCGAGGTGTCCCAGGACGTCCTTCGGGGGGCGGTGGGCGCAGGCGGTGACGTACTCGCCGATGAGCTGCCGGGCCGAGACGGTGTCGGGTGCGGGGGCGCTCGCGCCCCCCGACGGAGTAGTTCCTAGATCCATGATCCTAGGTCCTAGATCCGGACGGTGAGGTGTCACTGCCGCTGCCGGGAGGTCTCCGTGCTTCTTCACGGAGGGTTTCGTGAAACCGTCCTCACCTGCGGTTTCGTCAGCAGGTTCGGGATTCGGTGAGGGCTCGCGCGTCTCACGGGAGTCTTCATGGAGGGTTCCGTGAGGCGTTGGTGCGGGCTCCGTGACACCGGTCCGTGCGGCAGGCGCGGTGGTGCTCCCCGCGGTGCCGGACGGAGCGTCGTGGTGCGGGCAGCCGGGGAGGCGGCTCTTGCTGGGCCGGTTGATCTTCTGGTGCTGGTGCCAGGTGACGATGTGCAGGTAGCGCTTGTCGTCCGGGCTCTTGTAGCGGCAGATCAGGCCGGCGTCCGCGAGCTGGGCGAGGTCCTTCTCGACCTCGGCGGGCGTGTGCTCCGGGCGTAGGACCCACAGCTGTCCGGCGATGATCGCGGCGTGGTCGCGGTGGCGGCCCTGGTCGTCGGCCTGGGTGAGCAGGCCGAAGAAGGTCCGCTCGGCGGTCAGGGGGACGGCGGCCAGGGACTCGGAGACGAATGCTTCGGGCTTGATGGTGCGGATGCGTGCCAAGAGGAGCGGTCCTCACTCGGCGGGCGGTGGGCGGGCGTCCACGGCTCACCGTCGGTTGCGGAGGTTCGGGCGTGAAGGGCAGGGGGGAGTGGTCGGCCACTGGCACGGGGTGCGCTGATGGCCGGTCGCGTTTTCCGGGGGTGTCGTCAACATAGCCACACCCAGGACATGCAAGTCCAGCCCGATACAACCGAATCTCTGACGGCAGAAAATCCACCGTAAAGCAGGGCCGTGAAGGGCGGTGCGAAAACAGTAGGGCACGATCGGTGGCTGACTAAATAGTTGCCCCCGGACGCCGAGCCGGAAGGATCACATCGACAAGCCGTTGACGTCCTGCGGGCGACGAAGCTACAACACAACACCCCACGTCAGAGCCTCTTCCGAGTGCCGCTCAGTATCGCGGCCCCGGGTCTCCCGGCTGCGGAGAACCCTCCGCGTGTGTGCCGAGTGAGGCGCAACATAGACCACGATCGCCGGTTAACCAAACCGGCGAATGCAGGCTAGTAATGGAGATATGGCAGCGCGATCACTGGAAATCGGCCCCGTAGGAATACGGGCAGCCCGGACCATCGAAATCCTCCGCACCGAGCGTGGCCTCGCACAGCGTCAGCTGGCCGGCCGGGTGACCGCCCTCGGCCGCCCGATGTCCAACACGATGCTGTCCCGCATCGAACGCGCCCAGCGCCGCTGCGACGTCGACGACCTCGCCGCGATCGCCGAAGCCCTCCTCGTCTCACCCCTCGTGCTGCTGCAGGGCCCGACCGCCCCGCGACGAGACCCGTCCGGTACCGCTGACCGAGCACGCCCACCACCGAGTCAGGACCCGCCGCCCTTGCACCGACCTTCGCCCACGCCCGCGACCGCACACCTCCCGCACAACCCGGGCGACGCCCCTCTGCCGCGCCTCTACCGACCCGAGGAGATCGCCGAAGCACTCGGCTGCTCTGCCTGGTGGGTCAAGGACCGGGCCCGGCGGAGCCTCATCCCGCACACCCGCGTCGGCCGCGCCTACCGCTTCACCGCCGGCCACCTCGCCGAGATCGTCCGCCTCCACGAGGAGACACCGGCACGGCCCGCCCAGCCGGCCGGGAACGTGTCCGCTCCGTCCTCCCCGGCTGCCACCCTGGACGGATCCCCACAGCCGCGCCGCCACCCCACCACTTCGGTGAACCACCTGCGGGCCCGGCCACCGCGCCGGGCCCAGTACGACGCCACCGCGTAAACGCATCCCGACACGCAGCAGACAGAAGCGAAGGAGCCACCGAAAGTTGGGTTTCGCGGAGAAGCGCGGAAACTACTGGCGCGGCCGGTACAAGACCGCGCCCGGCAAGCACCTCACGGTCGTCGACGAGCGGGGCAAGGCGGTCAGGTTCGCCACCAAGGGCGAGGCCCAGCGTGCCGCGAGCGAGGCCGAGAACAGGTACCGGCGCGGCGACTGGCGCGACCCGGCGCTCGGCCAGGAGACCTTCGGCGAGTACGCGAACCGCTGGTACGCCGCCCAGGACCTGGCAGCCTCGACCATGCAGAACTACAAGCGCCACATCGAGGAGCACCTGCTCCCCGCGTTCGAGGACAAGGCGCTCGCCGGCATCCTCCGCTCGGACGTCGATCTGTGGGAGAAGAAGGAGAAGGCCCTCTACGCGGCCTCCAGCGTCAAGACCTGGCGCTCCACGCTCCACCTGATCCTCGAGGACGCGATCGACGAGGGCCTGATCACCTCCAACCCGGCGGCCAGACGACGCGGGCGCGGCAAGCGCGCCGGCCGCTCCCGCGACCGCGGCCCCGAGAAGACCATCACCGATCCTCTCGGCGCCCTGCTGATCGCCGAGAGAGCCGCGCTGCTCTCCGGCCGCGACGACGAGTTCGTCGCCGTGGTCCTCATGGCGTACACCGGAATGCGGTGGGGCGAGACCGTCGGCTTGGAGACCGAGTTCACCCGCCCCGGCGCCGTCCGCGTCGAGCACCAGCTGTACGAGCTGGACTCCGGGACGCTGATCCGCTGCCCGCCCAAGGACGACAGCTACCGCACCATCGACGCCCCCGACTTCCTGTCCACCCTGATCGCCGACCACATCGCCCGCACCAAACCGACCCCGTGCCCCTGCCACGGCAAGCGGTACGTCTTCCGCGGCCAGGGCACGGCGCGCACCGGCGGACACCAGGGCGCCAAGCTGGCGGACGTCGCCCGCCGCGCCGGCGTCTCCACCGGCACGGTGTCCAACGTCCTCAACCACCCCGAGCGCGTCCGCGAGGACACCCGCGCCAGCGTGGAGACGGCCATCACCGAACTCGGCTTCATACGTGGCGGTGTGCCGACGGAGAACGCGGCCCACTGGCGCCGCAACGGCTTCGCCACCTGGCTGTTCACCCCGGCCGCCTCGGGTTGGTACCCGAAGAAGGCACCCCAGGAGGCCCGGCCCGTCCCCCTGCTCGGCGAGCCCTGGCCCGGCATCCCGGCACGGGGGCGCGGCGCCGGCGGACGGGCCGACTCCTGCTGGCTGCCGATCACCAAGGGCCTCACCCCTCACGGCCTGCGCCACACCCACAGGACCGTGATGGAGGACCTCGGCACCGAGAAGGTCCTCATGGACGAACGCATGGGCCACATCGACGGCTCCGTCTCCGCCCGCTACGCCCACGTCACCCCCGGCATGCGCAAGCGCCTCATGGCCGGTCTGACCGAGCAGTGGGAGGCAGCCCTCGACGCTCGTCTGACAATGAGCCCTCACTCTCCGGTGAGAGTCCTTGACGTGCTCCTACGGGCGCGTGCGGTACTTGGCTAGGAGTTACGGTCTCACGCCGGACCTCGCGTCGGGGTGGTGCAGGGCATGGCACCGACGAGGAGCCTCCGACGGTGAGGCCAGTTGCGTGAGGCATGAGGAGCGATCGGGGCCGCTGCGCTCAGATGTGGACAAAGGAGGACCACAGCGTCGTAGCCCCGTGGCTTCTGACGGTGCCAGTCGGCCCGCAGTGCTCATCCCACGGTCGGACTGGCCCCATGCCGCTTGTAGAGCCGTTTCACTTGCTTGATCCAGAAGTCGAACTTCTCGTCCGCGGACGCGCTCATGGGCAAAAGCTGGAGCTCCTTGGCCAACTGATAGAAACCGGGGCCAGCGTCGTTGGCACCCAGGTAATTCACCAGAGCCGAGAGCATGACAGGGGGGTTGGAGGGAGCGATCTCCCGGTCACGGCCCACGATCAGTCCCAGCAGATGCCCCATGGCGGCCCGCTCGTCAGCACGCTCGAAGTCGAAGGCACGACAGCCAGTTCGCCTGGCCAACGTCACGTTGAGCTCTGTGTACGAGGTGAGCTTGCCAAGCTTCGCGCGTTCGACAAGGAACTCCCGACCGGCCTCTACTAGCACGTCCCACTCGCTGTCTGCGCGGCCGTACCCAGGCATCCCGCCCCCTTCGAGTCAAACCGATCCGTACGGGGAAACGTACAATGACGGCACAGCGCTCACAATCGCTCCTACGGCGGTAGGTAACGACCGCAGTCGCACGCGGTAGGGCTGCTGCAGGCTGGAGGGGCCGGTGAGGGCAAGCATTGGTTGTGGTCAGCATCCGCGCAGGGCACCCCTGCTCCATTCCATGGTGAGGGTAGCCACGACTGAGCGTTCCCCTCTGTTGCCTTATGAACGCTGTGCGGCGCTGACTCGGAATGCGGGTGTTGCCGCCTCTTCCCGGTCCTGGAGCCTCAGACGCTGCGCAGCTCGATGGTCGACGGCTCCTGGTCGGAGGT carries:
- a CDS encoding helix-turn-helix domain-containing protein — protein: MPRLYRPEEIAEALGCSAWWVKDRARRSLIPHTRVGRAYRFTAGHLAEIVRLHEETPARPAQPAGNVSAPSSPAATLDGSPQPRRHPTTSVNHLRARPPRRAQYDATA
- a CDS encoding ATP-binding protein, with the translated sequence MTTTHTRAPQRVGPLADRLNAILTARGIDPAAPLEEPADEPVTALELADARIPARYRRALADHPRITAWADTITRTGRPGPGGAPGIAEGPSLLIAGPTGTGKTHQAYGAIRTLLTAGVRLRWEAITAADLYARLRPRSGHDGERDLHALARCPLLLLDDLGAAKASDWTEELTYRLINHRYEHLRPTLITTNLPTTELRTALGDRVASRLAEMTDRVILTGSDRRRTPAHAPVPTAVAAPPPTPVPGRTR
- a CDS encoding LacI family DNA-binding transcriptional regulator yields the protein MGFAEKRGNYWRGRYKTAPGKHLTVVDERGKAVRFATKGEAQRAASEAENRYRRGDWRDPALGQETFGEYANRWYAAQDLAASTMQNYKRHIEEHLLPAFEDKALAGILRSDVDLWEKKEKALYAASSVKTWRSTLHLILEDAIDEGLITSNPAARRRGRGKRAGRSRDRGPEKTITDPLGALLIAERAALLSGRDDEFVAVVLMAYTGMRWGETVGLETEFTRPGAVRVEHQLYELDSGTLIRCPPKDDSYRTIDAPDFLSTLIADHIARTKPTPCPCHGKRYVFRGQGTARTGGHQGAKLADVARRAGVSTGTVSNVLNHPERVREDTRASVETAITELGFIRGGVPTENAAHWRRNGFATWLFTPAASGWYPKKAPQEARPVPLLGEPWPGIPARGRGAGGRADSCWLPITKGLTPHGLRHTHRTVMEDLGTEKVLMDERMGHIDGSVSARYAHVTPGMRKRLMAGLTEQWEAALDARLTMSPHSPVRVLDVLLRARAVLG
- a CDS encoding relaxase/mobilization nuclease domain-containing protein; the encoded protein is MIPKIILGRGSTRRLVAYLFGTGRANEHTDPHLVASWNGFAPDPGRIPHRDPKTVERQLAAQLDQPVTLLGDRAPKNTIWHCPVRAAPEDPVLTDAQWADIARRMVAAAGLASDGDGQACRWVAVRHAEDHIHIAATLVRQDGRRPDRGHDYRAVQKEARRIEADYGLRRLKLGDGTAAKRPTSKEHFKAKRQGRDATAREILRLRVRRAVAAADDEAGFFALLAASGVEVRPKAGPSGDLLGYSVALPGDTNGQGEPVWYSGSTLADDLSLPKIRQRLGAPTRRPAPARPADPWHQATAATERIPVHLTGSDDRVAQGQLVALGGALDLLPVAAPAGLRNELGQAAVAFERATRSRITADLDSARVLRRSVQAIVRDPAPADGAGLAMLLDAALLAVAYARHWHRAHRHAQQEAAAEQTLLHLQTAYTRIAGPVLDHFAHRTPSLQTKQRLTLHLQRAAPEHAERILKDPAWDALAAVLADAETTGHNAVTLLDQALGQRTLNDARHPARTLTWRIHRLGQRHAPSPQAQAARARTTAQHPAAPDPQPSRTRHR
- a CDS encoding MobC family plasmid mobilization relaxosome protein; amino-acid sequence: MGGAAEPSPSAPQPPTPRRRLRERRLRKRRVHPRYSDGEFADLAKAAGASGMQVGGYVAEASLAAARADDPAAAVADYRAAVRVLMAANGQLGKVGSNLNQLARHLNQDGALPEREAVRRLLDRVEASIAELDTAIAQVTAGR